Genomic segment of Streptomyces alboniger:
CCGGGTGCTGATCGAACAGGCCAAGGGGAAGCTCGCCGAACGCCACGACATCGACATGGAGCAGGCGTTCACCGCCTTGCGCCGCTATGCCCGCGCCCACAACCGCCGCCTGTCCGACGTGGCCCGCGCCTTCATCGACGACTCCGAGCCCCTCCCCGGCCTGGTGCGCTGAGAGACGGCCATTCGCGGGCGGCGCCCCCGCACAGGCGCTTCCCGTTCACAAGCGGCGCCAGCGGGCCGAGGCGAAGGAGAAGGCTCCGAAGAGGATCAGCCCAATCGCCACGGCGACCAGGAGCCAAGGGCCCGCCGGGGTCTGCGTGAAGCTGCGGAGCGTGGCGTCCACGCCCTTGGCCTCGTCCGCGTCGAACTGGACGGCCGCGATCAGGATGAAGATCCCGGCCGCCGCGAACACCGTGCCCCGCGCCACGCCGCCGCCCACTCCCAGGCCGGTCACGATCTGCCGGGTGCGGTGGCTCATCGCGCCCACGTCCAGCTGTTTCAGGAACTTGCGCAGGGCCGCCCGTACCGCGAGTACGGCACCGATGCCGATCAGGAGGCAGCCCCCGGCCCCCACGATGACCTGGCCGTACGGCAGTTTCAGCACCGACGCGGTCCAGTCCTTCGACTGCGCGTTGCCGCTTGAGCCCTGGCCACCGCCCGCGGCGAACGTGGCCGTCGCCCAGCAGACCGACGCGTAGAAGACCGCCCGACCGCCGTCCAGCAGCCGCGAGGCGGCCTTCCGGTCGGGGCCCCTGCTGAGCACCGCGCGGGAGCCCCGCCACAGCGCCATGCAGCCGAACCCGACGGCCAGCGTCCACAGCATCGCCTTCCCGAAGGGCTGCTCGGCGACCTGGTCGAGCGCGCCCTGGCGGTCCGCCGACTCCCCACCGCTGCCGAGGGCCATCTGGATCGCCAGGGCGCCGATGAGGACGTACACGACCCCACGCGCCATGAAGCCCGCCCGGCCCGCGGCCGTGAGCGTCTCCTCCTTGGCGGCGTGGGCGGCGGAGCCTCCGTCCCGGCCCGTTCCTTGTGCGTGAGACGCGGTCACTGGTCCTCCCCGAGGCCATGGAGCGCACGATGCGCGTCCCGGCTCACGACTTTCCCTCCGCCTTGTGCAGGCGCCGCAGCGCGCCGCGCAGCGCATGGTCCAGGTGCTCGGGGAACGGGCTTCCTTCGGAGGTGGCGACGAGAGCGACAGCCACCTCGCGGCGCGAGAGGCCGCAGCGCCGCGCGACGTCCATCAGCAGGTCACCTGCCTGTTCATGGGGGCACGGCACCAGGGCCATCATCATCCCGAGGGCCTGGTCGATCACCGCCCGGTCGCTCAGTCCCCGGCGCAACCGGGCGATCTCGGCGCGCAGTTCGACGACAGCCGGGTCCAGGAGGTCGTCGCCCCAGGCCACCTCGCCCGCCCTCATCCACCGGTCTTCCTGGATCGTCACCTTCTGCTCCATGACACCTGCCTCACCACGCACTGCGTGCGCCCGCCCCGCGAAGTCGCCGGGGAACGCTCTGGCACCGGAGACCGAACCGGTCACCGGCGGTGCTGCTCGTCGCCTTCAGCGCGGACCTGGCACCTCCAGAGCCCCTGGCGCTGTCGCCGGTAGCGGCGGTCCCGCCGGTGCTCGCGGTCTCTGCGGTCCCGGTCGTCGCGGTACTCGTAACCGTCGCCCCGGTGTTGGCCGCCCGCGCCCCTCCGGCCGTAAACGCACGGCCACGAAGATCAGCACGCCCCCCGGGCGGAACGGAACCTCGCTGCCGGGGACTGGGGCCTCGCTTCGCAGCATAGCCCTGCCCCGAGGCAATGGATACGCTCGCTCGCCGCACAACCCCGCTGTGGACAAAGGACGTTGACAGGGAGTCAGGACAGGCGTTGACTTACGGTACGGCGTAGGGCCATGCCAATCCGAACCCTTCGGACAACGCATTCCGCCTACCCGCTTCGCCCGGACCCCGCGGAAACCAGGAAACGCTCCGCGCGATCTGGAGGTCCGGCGACGCTCACGTGGATTCTCCTTCCTTCTGCTGACCTTGGCGCTTCTCGGGTTCAGCTTCACCGGAAAAACAACAAAGTCAGTAAGGACAGCCATGAATGCTGGGAACACGCTCAGGAACAAGGCACAGGCCTTCAAGGGCCGTATCACCGAACGCATCGGCCGGAACACCCGCAACAAGCGAATGCAGCGTGAAGGCAGGACCGACCGGGTCTCCGGAAACCTGAAGCAGTCCGGCGGCAAGGCCAAAGACGCCTTTCGCCGCTGACCCATACGCCCCGGATGGTGCGCACGAAACGTGGACGCCATCCGGCCGGCACCATGCCCAGGGAAGTGGGACTTCATGACGTACGACATCGAACGCGCGCGGCAGCCGGCAGACACCGAGAGCCCGGACCTCGCCCCCAGCAGTCACCAGACCGCGCTGCTCTCGAAGGGCGACCGCGACAGGCTCACCCTGCGTCTCCAAAAGGCCCTCAACCTCTTCGTCGAAAGCCCGCGCCAAGCGGTCCAGGAGGCCGACGGCGCCTTCGAGGAAGCCGTCACCCAGCTGACCACCGCCCTCACGGAGCGGCGCCGTACCCTGCGCACCGACTGGCAGGATCTGGGCACCGAAGCGCAGACCGAGGAACTGCGGCTCGCGCTGCGGCAGTACAGGGAGACCACGGAACGGCTGCTGCGTATGTAAGCCCGATCAGCTCCTGGTCCCCGCCCCGCCGGCGCCGCCGTAAAGCTCCTCGATCTCCCGCGCGTACGCCGCCGTCACCGCATGCCGCTTGATCTTCAGGGACGGGGTGAGCAGGCCGTTGGCCTCCGAGAACTCGCCCTCCACCAGCGCGAACCTGCGGATGGACTCGGCCTTGGATACCGCCGCGTTGGCGTGGTCCACGGCGCGTTGGACCTCCGCGATCACCTCCGGGTCGCGGGCCAGCTCCGCGAGCGGCGTGTCCAGGGGGCGTTTGCGTACGGCCAGCCAGTGGTCGACGGCCTCGGGCTCCAGGGTGATCAGCGCGGCGACGTACGAACGGTTGTCCCCCACCACGATGCACTGGCCCACGAGCGCGCGGCTGCGGAGGCGGTCCTCCAGGACGGCGGGCGAGACGTTCTTGCCGCCGGAGGTGACGATGATGTCCTTCTTGCGGCCGGTGATGGTGAGGTATCCGGCCTCGTCCAGGGCCCCCAGGTCACCGGTGGCGAGCCAGTCGCCGGTGAGCACGGCGTCCGTCGCCGCCGGGTTGTTCCAGTAGCCGTTGAAGACGATGCCGCCCTTGAGCAGCACCTCCCCGTCGTCCGCTATGCGCACGGCCGTGCCGGGCACGGGCAGGCCGACGGTGCCGGGGCGCGGGCGCAGCGGCGGGGTGATCGTGGCGGCGGCCGTGGTCTCGGTGAGGCCGTAGCCCTCGTAGATGATGATTCCGGCGGCGTAGAAGAAGAGGTTGAGGTCGCGGTCGAGGGGGGAGCCGCCGCTGATCGCGTAGCGCAGGTTGCCGCCGACCTCCTTGCGGATGCGGCGGTAGACGAGGAGTTCGTACAGGGCCCAGCCGAGGCGCAGGCCGAGCGAGGGGCCGGGGCGGCTCGGGTCGAGGAACCTGTCCAGGTACGCCTCGCCGAACCGCACCGCGATCCGCTCGGCCCGGTCGAAGGACGCGGCGCGGCCGAGCTTCTCCGCGGTCGCCCGGCCGGTGTCGTGGATCTTCTCGAAGAGGTACGGGACGCCGACGAGGAAGGTCGGTCTGAACGCGCGCAGTTCGGGGCGGAGTTCGTCCGGCTTGACGCTCGGACAGTGGCCCAGTTCGATGCGGGCCAGCATGCAGGCGATCTGCAAGGAGCGGCCCAGGATGTGGGCGAGCGGCAGGAAGAGGAGCGTGGAGGCGACCTGCCCGGTGATCTCCTTGAAGACGGGGTGCAGCAGGTCGACCGTGTTGGCGGCCTCGGCGTGCAGGTTGCCGTGGGTGAGGACGCAGCCTTTGGGGCGGCCGGTGGTGCCGGAGGTGTAGCAGAGGGTCGCGATGGAGTCGGGGGTCAGCGCGGAGCGGCGCTTGGTCACCTCCTCGTCGGACAGTTCGCGTCCCAGCGCGGTCAGTTCCGCCATCGCGCCGCCGTCGATGTGCCGGATGCGGGGCGGGTCGACGTGGGTACGGAGGGCCTCCTCCGCCGTCGCCGCGTTCTCGGCGGTCTCCGCGATCAGGAGGCGGGCGCCCGAGTCCCGGACTATCCACTCGATCTGCTCCGCCGAGGACGTCGCGTAGACGGGGACGGTCTGGCCGCCCGCCGCCCAGATCGCGAAGTCCAGGACCGCCCATTCGTAGCGGGTACGCGACATCAGCGCGACCCGGCCGCCGGGCTCCAGGCCCGCCGCCAGCAACCCCTTGGCGATATCGGTGACTTCGCGCGCGAAGGCCGCCGCGGTCACCGGGCGCCAGCGGCCGCCCTCCTTGCGTCGCAGCACCACCGCGTCGGGGGCCTCGGCGGCGTTGGTGAACGGTATGTCGGCGGTGCTGCCCTCGGTGGCCCTCGCCACGAGCGGGGCGGTGCGGGCCTCGCGCACGGTGCCGCGCGCGTCCCTGACCAGCTCGACCTTGGCGCGCTCCGCGAGGTCGCCGCGGCGCTGGGCCCTTTTCAGATCCTTGCGTACGCCCATGACGGCTCCCCGGCTTCGACTTCGGCTACGACCTCGTACGTACGTCCGGACTTTCGGGGCAACTTACTCGCGCGTAAGAAAAATGCAATGCCCCCGTCACGGAGGCGTCGGCACGGGCGGCCGCTCAAGCCGCGCCGGGGCCACGCCGATCTAGGGCCCATGACCTCTACGTACTCCCCTGGTGTCCGTGAAGCGGAACCCCGGCCGGCCGTCGACGCCCCGCGAGGGTCCTGGCGGGGCCGCGCACGGGTCGGGGCCGCCCTCCTGCCCGCCCTCGTCATCGCCGTCGCCGGCTTCCGGCGGCGGTGGATGTCCGACGACGGTCACATCTACGTGCGGACGGTCCGCCAGGTGCTCGCGGGGAACGGGCCCGTCTTCAACCCCGGGGAGCGCGCCGAGTCGTCCACCGGAACCCTGTGGCAGTGGCTGCTCGTGGGGGCCGGGGCGCCGGGCCTCGACATCGCCACGGCCGCGATGTACGGCGGGCTGCTGCTGACCGCCGCCGGCTTCGCGCTCGCCGGACTCGCGGCGCTCCGCGTACACGGCGGCGGCGGGTTCCTGCTGCCCTGCGGAGCCCTGGTGCTGCTCGCGCTGCCGCCCGTCTGGGACTTCGCGACCTCCGGTCTGGAGACGGGGCTCGCCACCTGCTGGCTCGCGGGGGCCTGGCTGGCGCTCGTCGCACGGCCCCGGACCCTGGTGACCTGCGCGGTGCTGGGCCTCGGCCCCCTCGTACGGCCGGACCTGGCGCTGGTGTCGGTGGTCTTCCTGGCCGCCCAGTGGGCCGTGGCACGCCCCTCGTGGCGCGGGGTCCTCGCGGGCGCCGGTGTCGCCGGGGCGCTCCCCGTCTCGTACGAGATCTTCCGCATGGGGTACTACGGACATCTGATGCCGTTGCCGGGCGTCACCAAGGAGGCCTCGCGCAGCCTGTGGGGGCGGGGGGCGGACTACTTCTGGGACTTCGCCGGGCCCTACGTGCTGTGGCTGCCGCTGCTGATGACCGTCGCGGCGGTCCTCGCGTCCGGCCAGGCACGGGAGGGGGGCCTCGCATCCGGCTGGGCACGGAAGCGGGTCCCCGCCTCCGGCCGGATCCGCAAGCGGGTCCTCATGCCCGGTCAGGCCCAGAAGCAGGGCCGCACATCCAGTCAGGCCCAGGGGCCCGCCCCCGCCCCCGCCCCCGACCGCCTGCGCCGACGCCTCCTCGTGGCCGCCCCCGTGACCGCGGGCGCCCTGTGCTGGCTCTACGTCATCAAGGTCGGCGGCGACTTCATGCACGGGCGGATGTTCCTGCCGGGGCTGCTGCTGATGCTGCTGCCCGCCTTCCTCGTGCCCGTCACGCGCGCGTGGACGATCGTCGTCGCCGGGATCGCGGTGTGGGCCGTGGCGTGCGCATCGGTGCTGCGGGTGCCGTACGAGGGGCGGATCGGGCCGGCCGGCGTCGCGGACGAGCGCGGGGTGTACGTACACCAGAACGCCGCCCCGCACCCCGTGCACCACGACTTCGCGGGGCAGCCGGGCAACAGGGCGTACGCCGGGCTCGTACGCAAACGGGTGCGGTCCGGCGCGCCCACGCTGCTGCTCGCCCACACCCCCGTTCCCGCCGCCCGGCCCGGGGTGACGGGGATCTACAACACGCTCGGCTTCAGCGGGTCCGTCGTCCCGCTGTCCGGCGCGGCCCTCGATCCCATCGGGCTCGCCTACCCCCTGGCGGCGCACTCGGAGGGCTTCAACGGCCGCGTGGGGCACGACAAGCGGCTGCCGGACGAGTGG
This window contains:
- a CDS encoding AMP-dependent synthetase/ligase; this encodes MGVRKDLKRAQRRGDLAERAKVELVRDARGTVREARTAPLVARATEGSTADIPFTNAAEAPDAVVLRRKEGGRWRPVTAAAFAREVTDIAKGLLAAGLEPGGRVALMSRTRYEWAVLDFAIWAAGGQTVPVYATSSAEQIEWIVRDSGARLLIAETAENAATAEEALRTHVDPPRIRHIDGGAMAELTALGRELSDEEVTKRRSALTPDSIATLCYTSGTTGRPKGCVLTHGNLHAEAANTVDLLHPVFKEITGQVASTLLFLPLAHILGRSLQIACMLARIELGHCPSVKPDELRPELRAFRPTFLVGVPYLFEKIHDTGRATAEKLGRAASFDRAERIAVRFGEAYLDRFLDPSRPGPSLGLRLGWALYELLVYRRIRKEVGGNLRYAISGGSPLDRDLNLFFYAAGIIIYEGYGLTETTAAATITPPLRPRPGTVGLPVPGTAVRIADDGEVLLKGGIVFNGYWNNPAATDAVLTGDWLATGDLGALDEAGYLTITGRKKDIIVTSGGKNVSPAVLEDRLRSRALVGQCIVVGDNRSYVAALITLEPEAVDHWLAVRKRPLDTPLAELARDPEVIAEVQRAVDHANAAVSKAESIRRFALVEGEFSEANGLLTPSLKIKRHAVTAAYAREIEELYGGAGGAGTRS
- a CDS encoding CsbD family protein, which encodes MNAGNTLRNKAQAFKGRITERIGRNTRNKRMQREGRTDRVSGNLKQSGGKAKDAFRR
- a CDS encoding DUF1206 domain-containing protein yields the protein MTASHAQGTGRDGGSAAHAAKEETLTAAGRAGFMARGVVYVLIGALAIQMALGSGGESADRQGALDQVAEQPFGKAMLWTLAVGFGCMALWRGSRAVLSRGPDRKAASRLLDGGRAVFYASVCWATATFAAGGGQGSSGNAQSKDWTASVLKLPYGQVIVGAGGCLLIGIGAVLAVRAALRKFLKQLDVGAMSHRTRQIVTGLGVGGGVARGTVFAAAGIFILIAAVQFDADEAKGVDATLRSFTQTPAGPWLLVAVAIGLILFGAFSFASARWRRL
- a CDS encoding ANTAR domain-containing protein; the encoded protein is MTIQEDRWMRAGEVAWGDDLLDPAVVELRAEIARLRRGLSDRAVIDQALGMMMALVPCPHEQAGDLLMDVARRCGLSRREVAVALVATSEGSPFPEHLDHALRGALRRLHKAEGKS